A single window of Phaenicophaeus curvirostris isolate KB17595 chromosome 24, BPBGC_Pcur_1.0, whole genome shotgun sequence DNA harbors:
- the OPTC gene encoding opticin: protein MNPAGCRMRTLAWLGIASLCLGATRAVPAKERRRMEKPKADLALYENLDLDNYDLTLDNYGEILDLSNYEELYDYGDLAPKIEVGTLAPRPKDPVALPNLDTVPETPKLQPLSTASPVHPAPIPVQGLPSCLLCLCIGTSVYCDDADLEHIPLLPPETTYLYARFNRIAAIRASDFTGLKKLKRIDLSSNFISWVDADAFRLLPSLQELILPENRLTALPELPRSIVRLDARLNRIPSTGLRPEAFRDLKQLQFLHLSDNQLEHIPAPLPESLRSLHLQNNNIQTMHEDTFCDSRDHSQIRRALEDIRLDGNPINLSLFPNAYFCLPRLPTGHFS, encoded by the exons ATGAACCCAGCCGGGTGCAGGATGCGGACCCTGGCCTGGCTGGGCATCGCTAGCCTGTGTCTGGGGGCCACTCGGGCTGTCCCAGccaaggagagaaggaggatggAGAAGCCAAAAGCTGATCTTGCACTCTATGAAAACCTGGACCTGGATAACTATGACCTGACGTTGGACAACTACGGTGAAATCCTTGATCTGAGCAACTATGAGGAGCTCTATGACTACGGCGACCTTGCTCCAAAG ATCGAGGTTGGCACCTTGGCTCCTCGCCCCAAGGACCCCGTGGCTCTCCCAAACCTGGACACCGTGCCTGAAACCCCAAAGCTGCAGCCTCTGAGCACCGCCAGCCCCGTCCACCCAGCACCCATCCCCGTGCAGG gcttgcccagctgcctgctctgcttgTGCATCGGCACCTCCGTCTACTGCGACGATGCTGACCTGGAGCACATCCCGTTGCTGCCACCCGAGACCACCTACCTCTACGCCCGCTTCAACCGCATCGCTGCCATCCGGGCTAGTGATTTCACAGGGCTGA AGAAGCTGAAGCGGATAGACCTGAGCAGCAATTTCATCTCCTGGGTGGACGCGGATGCCTTCCGCCTGCTGCCCAGCCTGCAGGAGCTCATCCTGCCCGAGAACAGGCTGACGGCGCTGCCCGAGCTGCCCCGCAGCATCGTCCGCCTGGATGCTCGTCTCAACAGGATCCCCAGCACCGGACTCAGGCCTGAAGCTTTCCGG GATCTGAAGCAGCTGCAGTTTCTCCATCTGTCCGATAACCAGCTGGAGCATATCCCAGCACCCTTGCCTGAGAGCCTGCGCTCCCTGCACCTCCAG AACAACAACATCCAGACCATGCATGAGGACACGTTCTGCGACAGCCGAGACCACAGCCAGATCCGCAGGGCGCTGGAGGACATCCGCCTCGATGGCAACCCCATCAACCTCAGCCTCTTCCCCAATGCCTATTTCTGCCTGCCCCGCCTGCCCACAGGCCACTTCTcctga
- the PRELP gene encoding prolargin, with protein MKVAFRLLLPLILVLIAEVSGQRRKPPRKPTRPPPEFIEPVEPTELPPPLPPGPPSVFPDCPRECYCPPDFPSALYCDSRNLRKVPIIPSRIHYLYLQNNFIDDLPEESFRNATGLKWVNLDNNRIRKVDKKVLEKLENLIFLYMEKNQLKEVPAFLPPNLEQLRLSRNQISKIPAGVFNKLENLVLLDLHHNKLSDGVFNKNTFKGLKNLMQLNLAHNILRKMPPGVPSAIHQLFLDRNNIEDIPNDYFKEFPNLAFIRLNYNQISDKGLPKNSFNLTNLLVLHLAHNKLTNVPFISPKLEHLYLNNNSIEKINGTQICPTSLMSIQDFSPSDLDSVPRLRYLRLDGNLLKPPIPLDLMMCFRLLQSVVF; from the exons ATGAAGGTGGCCTTCAGATTGCTTCTCCCACTTATTCTTGTGCTGATCGCGGAGGTGAGCGGGCAGCGGAGGAAGCCTCCCCGGAAACCCACCCGCCCGCCTCCCGAGTTCATTGAGCCTGTGGAGCCAACAGAGCTGCCTCCACCCCTGCCACCAGGTCCCCCTTCGGTCTTCCCTGACTGCCCACGAGAATGCTACTGCCCCCCAGACTTCCCCTCCGCCCTCTACTGTGACAGCCGCAACCTGCGGAAGGTCCCCATCATCCCGTCCCGCATCCACTACCTCTACCTCCAGAACAACTTCATCGATGACCTCCCGGAGGAGTCCTTCAGGAACGCCACGGGACTGAAATGGGTCAACCTAGACAACAATCGCATCCGGAAGGTGGAcaagaaggtgctggagaagctggaaaacCTCATCTTCCTCTACATGGAGAAGAACCAGCTCAAGGAGGTGCCTGCCTTCCTGCCACCCAACTTGGAGCAGCTGCGTCTGAGCAGGAACCAGATCTCCAAGATCCCTGCTGGGGTCTTCAACAAGCTGGAGAACCTGGTGCTCTTGGATCTGCACCACAACAAGTTGAGCGATGGGGTCTTCAACAAAAACACCTTCAAGGGACTCAAGAACCTCATGCAACTCAACCTTGCCCACAACATCCTGAGGAAAATGCCCCCCGGGGTGCCCAGTGCCATCCACCAGCTCTTCCTAGACAGGAACAACATTGAGGACATCCCCAATGATTACTTCAAGGAGTTTCCCAACCTGGCTTTTATCCGGCTCAACTACAACCAGATCTCTGATAAGGGGCTCCCCAAGAACTCCTTCAACCTCACCAACTTGCTGGTGTTGCACCTGGCGCACAACAAGCTCACCAACGTCCCTTTCATCAGCCCCAAGCTGGAGCATCTCTACCTGAATAACAACTCCATTGAAA aAATCAACGGGACGCAGATCTGCCCCACTTCGCTGATGTCCATCCAGGACTTCTCCCCATCCGACCTGGACAGTGTTCCCCGGCTCCGGTACCTGCGGCTGGATGGGAACCTCCTGAAACCCCCCATCCCCTTGGACCTGATGATGTGTTTCCGCCTCCTGCAGTCCGTGGTCTTCTAG